A DNA window from Amycolatopsis sp. DSM 110486 contains the following coding sequences:
- a CDS encoding PIG-L deacetylase family protein has protein sequence MTEPLVPLDESWSTALAFAAHPDDLEYGTASAVARWTSQGKRVVYCLATSGEAGIDAIDPAVAGPLREAEERAGAAAVGVDLVEFLGHPDGVLEYGLPLRRDIARAIRRHRPDVVVTGNYHDRWGPGAPNQADHIALGRAVLDGARDAGNRWVFRELLDEGLDPWQVRRIVVTHSPESTHGVDTTDFLDQGVASLEAHAEYLRGIGPGDMASPREFLESSGAETGLRLGVRFAVPAEVIVL, from the coding sequence GTGACCGAACCACTTGTGCCACTGGATGAATCGTGGTCGACGGCGCTGGCGTTCGCCGCGCACCCGGACGACCTCGAATACGGCACGGCCTCGGCCGTCGCCCGCTGGACCTCGCAGGGCAAGCGAGTCGTCTACTGCCTGGCGACGAGCGGTGAAGCCGGCATCGACGCCATCGACCCCGCGGTCGCCGGACCCCTGCGAGAAGCCGAAGAACGCGCCGGCGCGGCCGCCGTCGGCGTCGACCTGGTGGAGTTCCTCGGTCACCCGGACGGCGTCCTCGAATACGGGCTCCCGCTGCGCCGGGACATCGCCCGGGCCATCCGCCGGCACCGCCCCGACGTCGTCGTGACGGGCAACTACCACGACCGCTGGGGCCCGGGTGCCCCCAACCAGGCCGACCACATCGCACTGGGTCGCGCCGTCCTGGACGGCGCCCGGGACGCGGGCAACCGCTGGGTCTTCCGGGAGCTGCTCGACGAAGGCCTCGACCCGTGGCAGGTGCGGCGGATCGTCGTCACCCACAGCCCCGAATCCACCCACGGCGTCGACACGACGGACTTCCTCGATCAGGGCGTCGCCTCCCTCGAAGCCCACGCCGAATACCTGCGCGGGATCGGCCCCGGCGACATGGCCTCGCCCCGGGAGTTCCTGGAATCCTCCGGGGCCGAGACGGGTCTGCGGCTGGGCGTGCGGTTCGCCGTCCCCGCCGAGGTCATCGTGCTCTGA
- a CDS encoding GAF domain-containing sensor histidine kinase, producing the protein MPATGSGESARRLSGTLGQLRLRETLRELQERVEQLIGTRDKMDGLLDAVLAVASGLELDTTLRRIVQAAIDLGEARYGALGVLAADGSLAEFVYLGIDSATRERIGHLPEGHGLLGLVIDEAKPLRLEKISEHPASVGFPNHHPPMHSFLGVPVRVREEVFGNLYLTEKQGGGAFTDDDEVMVQALAAAAGIAIENSHLYEQAQLRQRWLGATSEVTTELLGGTDPADALNLIAERALELTGSDVTMLALPNSGRLDVDEDWDDEATDLTITVCASVSAVELTGLRIDTASTVPGAVYRDRTPRSIPALNLGGGRRFGPTLVVPLRTGDRTSGVLIAVREPGAAAFEATQLPVLASFADQAALALQLAAQQRAARELDVLSDRDRIARDLHDHVIQRLFAVGLAMQGTRRRLKEPELKRRLQDSVDQMHEIVHEIRTAIFDLHGGAAGATGLTLRHRLYDAIAELTDDAPVHPTVSISGTVDAVPAQLGEHVEAVVREAVSNAVRHADATSVTIAVSVKDEVLRVSVADDGAGLPAEVSPSGLGNLRDRAESAGGTFTIESRPGGGTRVEWTVPLP; encoded by the coding sequence ATGCCGGCAACCGGGTCTGGGGAGAGCGCCCGCAGGCTTTCGGGCACCCTGGGACAGCTGCGCCTGCGGGAGACGCTGCGAGAGCTCCAAGAGCGCGTCGAGCAGCTGATCGGCACGCGCGACAAGATGGACGGCCTGCTCGACGCGGTGCTCGCGGTGGCGTCGGGACTGGAGCTGGACACGACGCTGCGCCGCATCGTCCAAGCCGCGATCGACCTCGGCGAGGCGCGGTACGGGGCGCTCGGGGTGCTCGCCGCCGACGGTTCGCTCGCGGAGTTCGTGTACCTCGGCATCGATTCGGCGACGCGGGAGCGCATCGGTCACCTGCCCGAGGGCCACGGGCTGCTGGGCCTGGTCATCGACGAGGCGAAGCCACTGCGGCTGGAAAAGATCTCGGAGCATCCCGCGTCCGTCGGGTTTCCGAACCACCACCCGCCCATGCACTCCTTCCTCGGCGTTCCCGTCCGGGTGCGCGAAGAAGTCTTCGGCAACCTCTACCTCACCGAGAAGCAGGGTGGTGGCGCTTTCACCGACGACGACGAGGTGATGGTGCAAGCGCTCGCCGCCGCGGCGGGGATCGCGATCGAGAACTCGCACCTGTACGAGCAGGCGCAGCTACGGCAGCGGTGGCTCGGTGCGACGAGTGAGGTCACGACCGAGCTGCTCGGCGGCACTGACCCGGCCGACGCGCTGAACCTGATCGCCGAACGGGCCCTGGAGCTGACCGGCTCGGACGTGACGATGCTCGCGCTGCCCAACTCCGGTCGGCTGGACGTCGACGAGGACTGGGACGACGAGGCCACCGACCTGACGATCACCGTATGCGCGAGCGTGAGCGCGGTCGAGCTCACCGGCCTGCGGATCGACACCGCCTCGACCGTTCCGGGAGCGGTCTATCGGGACCGGACCCCGCGCAGCATCCCGGCCCTGAATCTCGGCGGGGGCAGGCGGTTCGGCCCGACGCTCGTGGTGCCCCTGCGCACGGGAGACCGCACGTCAGGGGTCCTGATCGCGGTCCGCGAGCCGGGCGCCGCCGCGTTCGAGGCGACGCAGCTGCCGGTCCTCGCGTCGTTCGCCGACCAGGCCGCGCTCGCCCTGCAGCTGGCGGCCCAGCAACGCGCCGCCCGCGAGCTGGACGTGCTGTCCGACCGCGACCGGATCGCCCGCGACCTGCACGACCACGTGATCCAGCGGCTCTTCGCGGTCGGGCTGGCGATGCAGGGCACGCGCCGCCGGCTGAAGGAACCGGAGCTGAAACGGCGGCTTCAGGACAGCGTCGACCAGATGCACGAGATCGTCCACGAGATCCGCACCGCGATCTTCGACCTGCACGGTGGCGCGGCGGGGGCGACCGGGCTGACTCTGCGGCACCGGCTCTACGACGCGATTGCCGAGCTCACCGACGACGCGCCCGTGCATCCCACGGTGAGCATATCCGGAACCGTCGACGCGGTGCCCGCGCAGCTGGGCGAACACGTGGAGGCCGTGGTCCGCGAGGCCGTCAGCAACGCCGTCCGGCACGCCGACGCCACGTCGGTGACCATTGCGGTGTCGGTCAAGGACGAAGTGCTCCGGGTGTCGGTCGCGGACGACGGCGCGGGGCTGCCCGCCGAGGTCTCGCCGAGCGGGCTGGGCAACCTGCGCGACCGGGCCGAATCGGCGGGCGGGACCTTCACCATCGAGTCGCGCCCGGGCGGCGGCACGCGGGTCGAGTGGACGGTGCCCCTGCCTTGA
- a CDS encoding IclR family transcriptional regulator — protein MSGNAREPGRSTIDRLLTLLDVFDGAELTLVEIAGRSGLPLSTTHRMLGALERWGGIERAPSGRYRVGLRLWELGTRATIPSGLRETALPLMQNLYESTHENVQLALRAGHDALVIERLTGPRAVRTVTEVGGRLPLHATGVGKVLLASAPAHVVSQVQQRGLARCTRYTLTEPGRLAAAISATRDTGIGTVHQEMTLGTSSVAAAVTDGRGDVRAAVGIVAHSHVDVSRYAAAIRDVAREISRRVEPDAPVGRPS, from the coding sequence GTGTCCGGTAACGCGCGTGAGCCCGGTCGGTCCACGATCGATCGGCTGCTGACCCTGCTCGACGTCTTCGACGGGGCCGAGCTGACCCTCGTCGAGATCGCCGGGCGATCCGGCCTGCCGCTGTCCACGACCCATCGCATGCTGGGCGCACTCGAGCGGTGGGGCGGGATCGAACGCGCACCCAGCGGCCGGTATCGCGTGGGCTTGCGGCTCTGGGAGCTCGGGACCCGCGCGACGATCCCGTCGGGACTGCGCGAGACGGCCCTGCCGCTCATGCAGAACCTCTACGAGTCCACGCACGAGAACGTGCAGCTCGCCCTCCGCGCCGGCCACGACGCGCTCGTTATCGAGCGGCTCACCGGACCGCGGGCCGTCCGCACCGTCACGGAGGTCGGCGGGCGGCTGCCGTTGCACGCGACCGGCGTCGGAAAGGTGCTGCTGGCGTCGGCTCCCGCTCACGTCGTTTCCCAGGTGCAGCAGCGCGGTCTCGCACGCTGCACCCGCTACACGCTGACTGAACCCGGTCGGCTCGCCGCCGCGATCTCCGCGACGCGCGACACCGGAATCGGTACCGTGCACCAGGAGATGACGCTCGGTACGTCCTCGGTCGCGGCGGCGGTGACCGACGGCAGGGGAGACGTGCGGGCGGCCGTGGGCATCGTCGCGCATTCCCACGTCGACGTGTCGCGCTACGCGGCGGCGATCCGTGACGTGGCGAGGGAGATCTCCCGCCGCGTCGAGCCTGATGCGCCAGTGGGCCGGCCCTCCTGA
- a CDS encoding nitroreductase family protein codes for MTLQVAATGRLTSEQVRSALRAATLAPSTHNTQPWLFASGPGGIEVRADPDRILPVADPDRRELLLSCGAALFNLRAAIHASGVHPVVSLFPRRPEPDLLAVVRPVGAASIDDRLARLAREIPRRHTNRSPFSAQVVPPSVVGLLRHAAELEQAWLPRLDHGQVAELKKLVRSSHRTQMTDPAFLAEWQRWTACEGSSRDGVPMSAGGILPADDAWVLRDFGTRAAGALRLGTAPEPLVVVIGSFGDDPVDRLRTGQAMQRVLLTATALGLDASFISQPVEVAHVRERLRVLLGGGVWPQIILRLGHGSPASPTPRRELEDVVVAPTLLTA; via the coding sequence ATGACCCTACAAGTGGCTGCGACCGGGCGGCTCACCTCCGAACAGGTGAGATCGGCTCTGCGCGCCGCGACGCTCGCGCCGTCGACGCACAACACCCAGCCCTGGCTGTTCGCCAGCGGACCGGGCGGAATCGAGGTCCGCGCGGACCCCGACCGGATCCTGCCCGTCGCAGACCCGGACCGGCGCGAGCTCCTGCTGTCCTGCGGCGCGGCGCTGTTCAACCTCCGCGCCGCGATCCACGCCAGCGGCGTGCACCCGGTCGTGTCCCTGTTCCCGCGCCGCCCGGAGCCGGACCTGCTGGCCGTGGTGCGGCCGGTAGGCGCCGCCTCGATCGACGACCGCCTCGCCCGGCTCGCGCGGGAGATCCCCCGCCGCCACACGAACCGATCGCCGTTCAGCGCCCAGGTCGTGCCCCCGTCGGTCGTCGGCCTGCTGCGCCACGCCGCGGAGCTCGAACAGGCCTGGCTGCCCCGCCTCGATCACGGCCAGGTGGCGGAGCTGAAGAAGCTGGTGCGGTCGAGCCACCGGACCCAGATGACCGATCCCGCGTTCCTCGCCGAGTGGCAGCGCTGGACCGCGTGCGAGGGGTCCAGCCGCGACGGCGTGCCGATGTCCGCCGGGGGGATCCTGCCGGCCGACGATGCCTGGGTCCTCCGTGATTTCGGAACCAGGGCCGCCGGCGCGCTCCGCCTGGGTACGGCGCCCGAACCCCTGGTCGTGGTGATCGGCTCGTTCGGCGACGACCCGGTCGACCGGCTGAGGACCGGCCAGGCCATGCAACGCGTGCTGCTGACCGCGACGGCGCTGGGGCTCGACGCGTCCTTCATCTCGCAACCGGTCGAAGTCGCGCACGTCCGCGAACGGCTCCGCGTGCTGCTCGGCGGTGGGGTCTGGCCCCAGATCATCCTGCGCCTGGGCCACGGTTCGCCGGCCTCGCCCACGCCGAGACGGGAGCTGGAGGACGTCGTGGTGGCTCCGACCCTGCTCACCGCCTGA
- the wrbA gene encoding NAD(P)H:quinone oxidoreductase, with protein MPEPTRVTVVYYSSTGTTHELAREIVIGAEKAGAEVRLRKVAELAPEAAIASRPAWAEHVAATRDLPVATPDDLLWADGIVMGSPTRFGNIASQLKQFLDTLGPQWAQGQLADKVYSGFTTTDTDHGGQESTLLALYTTFHHFGGIVVAPGYTDPVKFADGNPYGSSHVGRRGEAPVDETARAAARHQGERVARIATGVKTCG; from the coding sequence ATGCCCGAGCCGACCAGGGTGACCGTCGTCTACTACTCGTCCACCGGCACCACGCACGAACTCGCCCGGGAGATCGTGATCGGGGCCGAGAAGGCCGGCGCCGAGGTTCGCCTGCGCAAGGTCGCCGAGCTCGCGCCCGAGGCGGCGATCGCGTCGCGGCCGGCGTGGGCCGAGCACGTCGCCGCGACCCGCGACCTGCCGGTCGCCACTCCCGACGACCTGCTGTGGGCGGACGGCATCGTGATGGGGTCACCCACTCGCTTCGGCAACATCGCCAGCCAGCTCAAGCAGTTCCTCGACACGCTGGGTCCCCAGTGGGCGCAGGGGCAGCTCGCGGACAAGGTGTACTCCGGGTTCACGACGACCGACACCGACCACGGCGGCCAGGAATCGACGTTGCTCGCTCTGTACACCACGTTCCACCACTTCGGCGGCATCGTCGTCGCGCCGGGGTACACCGATCCCGTCAAGTTCGCCGACGGAAACCCCTACGGCAGCAGCCATGTCGGGCGGCGAGGCGAGGCGCCCGTCGACGAGACCGCCCGGGCGGCGGCCCGGCACCAGGGAGAGCGTGTCGCCCGGATCGCCACCGGCGTCAAAACCTGCGGCTGA